The bacterium genome segment AGGGAGGCCAGGGACGTCGTGTCGAACCCGACGGCATCCCCGGCGGCGGCGAGGAGGGTTCCGTTCTTGTCGACCAGGAAGACGACCTTCCCGGAGGCGTCCGCCAGCAGTTTCCGGAGGATCGCAAGGAGCGCGTCGTACTCCGGCTCCCGGAGGATGAAATTACCCTGGCTCATAGTCGAAAAGATACCATATGCCCGAAGCCCTTACAGCAACGGGTTCTTGTGCATCTCCTTGAGCCGGACCCATCGGCGGTCGACCTCGGCCTGGAACCGGTCGAGCTCGGGCTTGCAATCGGGCTTGAGCATGTGCTTCGTCTTCCCCATGTGCTTCAGCCACTCGTTGACCGGGACCTTCTTCCCCTTCTCCTCCGGGTCGTAGTTGATCGTCGTGACGCCGTGCTCGACCTCGTAGAGCGGGAAGAAGCAGCAGTCCACCGACGCCTGGATGATCTGGGAGGAGATCCGTTCCTCGGTCTTCCACGCCAGCGGGCACATGGAGATCATCTTCACGAAGGCAAGCCCCTCCTTCGCGTATTGCTGGGACTTGGCCGCCTTGCGGATCATGTCGCGCGGGTGGCTCTCGGCCACCGTGCAGACGTACGGGACGTGGCACGCCGCGAAGATCTGGGCCGTGTCCTTGTGGTGCGTCGCCTTGCCGTGCTGGAACGGCCCGTAGTTTGACGTCGAGGTCGACTGCCCGAGGGGAACGGTGAACGAGAGCTGCGACCCCGTGTTCTGGTACCCCTGGTTGTCGTATTCGCAGATGATCATCCCGTGCCCGCGCATCGCGGCGCCGATCGAGGGGCCCATGCCGATGTCGTGCCCGCCGTCCCCGGTCACCATGATGAAGGTGATCTTCTCGTCCTTCGGGATCTCGCCCCGCCTCTTGCGCTCCTCGAACATCTCGACCACGCCGGACAGCGTCGCCGCCCCGTTCTGGAAGAGGTTGTGGATGTAGGTGATCTTGTGCGACGTGTACGGGTAGCCGGTGGTGACGACCATGCCGCACCCGGTGTGGAAGAGGATCACCACGTGCCCCTCGATCCCCTTGAGGAACGTGTCCATGTTGACGAAGATGCCGCACCCCGGGCAGGCGCCGTGGCCCGGGCCGATCCGCTTGGGCCGCTCCGTGAGATTCCGCAGGATGTTTCCCTTGACCTCCATCTTCCCTTCGGGCGTCGTCTCGACGCGGATCAGGCCCGAGGCGTCGGCCTCGGTGATCGGGGCAAACGCCATCGGCGGCTTGTACGACGGGTCGCCCGGATTCACCCCGAAGTAGGCGTAGGGGACCTTGACCGTCCCGGTCTTCGCGATCTCGAGCGCCTCGAGCAGCATCGCCTCGGCGTCCTCGACGAAGAACTCCTTGCCGCCGGTGCCGAACACCCGCGCGGCGACCTGGGTCCCGTTCCCCTTCATCCCCTGCAGCGCCGCCTTGACCTCGATCGCCATCGCGCCGCCGTGGGCCCCGAAGTTGTCCTGCCGGTCGGCGACCACCAGCCCCTTGACGTTCTTCAGGGCAGCGCGCACCGCCTCGAGCGGGAACGGCCGGATCACGTTGGGCCGGACGAGGCCGACCTTCATCCCCTTTTTCCGCAGCGCGTCGACCGCCTCCTTGGCCGTCTCGGCCGCGGAGTTGAGGATGAAGAGCGCCGCCTCGGCGTCCTCCATCCGGTACGATTCGACCAGGTCGTAGTGGCGCCCGGAGAGCGCCTCGAACTCCGCGAAGACCTTCGTGATCACGCCCTCGGCACGAAGGAGCGCGTCGGCTTGCTGCTTCTTGTTGTTGATCTGGTCCGGGTCGTTCATGTACGGCCCGATCGTCACCGGTTTCGACGGGTCGAGCGAGGTGACCGTGGCGACGAACGGCCCGAGGAACTCCTGGACCGTCGCATCGTCCGCGAAGATCTCGACGCGGCGCTTCTGGTGGGAGGTGAAGAAGCCGTCGAAGGCCACCATCACCGGAAGCCGGACGGACATGTCCTCGCCCACCTTGGGCGCCATCACGTTCATGTCGTAGACCGCCTGGGCGTCGGTCGCCATCAGGATGACCCACCCGGTGTTCATCGCCAGCATGATGTCGCTGTGGTCGCCGCGGATGTTCAAGGGGCCGGAGACGCAGCGGGTGACGATGTTGAACACCATCGGAAGGCGCGTCCCCGACTGGACCGGCAGCTCCTCGAAGCCGAAGAGGAGGCCGTTCGCCGACGTGGCGTTGAAGACCCGCCCGCCGCCGGTGCTCGCGCCGAAGCAGATCCCCGCGGCGCCGTGCTCACCGTCCCCGGGGACCATCCGGATGTCGTGTTCCCCTTCCGCCTTCATCGCGTCGAGGCTCTCCGCGATTTCCGTGGAGGGGGTGATGGGGTAGTACCCCATGATGTGGTAGTTGATCTGCTTGGCCGCCGTCGCCGCGATCTCGTTGCCGCTCTGGACCACCATCGTCTGGGCGGGGCGTCCGCTCGCCTTCTTCGCCGTCTGCGCCATTCGTCTTCTCCTTATGTTGGGACGTCCGTTATTTCATCGCCTTGTGGGGAACGGTGATCTTTTCGACGTCGTGCTCGTTCTCCTTGCCCGCGACCAGGGCGCCGAACTTGCAGATGAACGTGCACCGCATGCACCCCTTGCAATACTGGTAGTCGATCCCCAGGAGGACCATCCCGTCCTTCCCCGTCTTGGGGTCCTTCCCCTTCTCCCAGACGAAACAGTAGTCGGGGCAGGTGACGTCGCACTCGCCGCACCGCGTGCACTTCTCCTTGATGAAGAGGGGGATGACCCCGGTGCGGGAGGCGGACAGGTCCTTGAAACGGTTGTTCCCCACCGAGTAGATCGCGCCGCCGATGGGGGCGTTCTCGTACCCCAGCTTCGGCACCTGGCGCTCGAACGGCCGCGCCGGGTATTTGCCGTCCTTCTTGAACTCCTCGAACTTCACCTCGTCGAACCCGCGCTTCAGGGCCGCCATGTTCGCCTTCATCAGGGAGGCGTACTTCTTCCCGAACTGGGCCTGGATCGTGTCCTCGACCGCCTTCCATTCGAAGAACCCCGACGCCTTCATGATGGCGCCCATCATCACCATGTTGACACGGGAGCCGGTCGCCATGGCGATCTCCATCGCGTCGACGACGCCGACCTTCCCGCCTTCGAGCTTGAGGAAGTCCCGCGCCTGCGCCGGGGTCTTGCCCGTATTGAGGATCGTGATCGTCTTGCCGGGGACCGCGCCGGCGGTCACGGGGACCGATTTCACCATCGCCTCGTGGAAGATCGCCAGGAC includes the following:
- a CDS encoding pyruvate synthase, which produces MAQTAKKASGRPAQTMVVQSGNEIAATAAKQINYHIMGYYPITPSTEIAESLDAMKAEGEHDIRMVPGDGEHGAAGICFGASTGGGRVFNATSANGLLFGFEELPVQSGTRLPMVFNIVTRCVSGPLNIRGDHSDIMLAMNTGWVILMATDAQAVYDMNVMAPKVGEDMSVRLPVMVAFDGFFTSHQKRRVEIFADDATVQEFLGPFVATVTSLDPSKPVTIGPYMNDPDQINNKKQQADALLRAEGVITKVFAEFEALSGRHYDLVESYRMEDAEAALFILNSAAETAKEAVDALRKKGMKVGLVRPNVIRPFPLEAVRAALKNVKGLVVADRQDNFGAHGGAMAIEVKAALQGMKGNGTQVAARVFGTGGKEFFVEDAEAMLLEALEIAKTGTVKVPYAYFGVNPGDPSYKPPMAFAPITEADASGLIRVETTPEGKMEVKGNILRNLTERPKRIGPGHGACPGCGIFVNMDTFLKGIEGHVVILFHTGCGMVVTTGYPYTSHKITYIHNLFQNGAATLSGVVEMFEERKRRGEIPKDEKITFIMVTGDGGHDIGMGPSIGAAMRGHGMIICEYDNQGYQNTGSQLSFTVPLGQSTSTSNYGPFQHGKATHHKDTAQIFAACHVPYVCTVAESHPRDMIRKAAKSQQYAKEGLAFVKMISMCPLAWKTEERISSQIIQASVDCCFFPLYEVEHGVTTINYDPEEKGKKVPVNEWLKHMGKTKHMLKPDCKPELDRFQAEVDRRWVRLKEMHKNPLL
- a CDS encoding 2-oxoacid:acceptor oxidoreductase family protein gives rise to the protein MTQSGKAVKLPVKNDLGFFEIRMESIGGLGANVAGKILTEAAIIGMGMNGAGFASYGSEKKGTPIKAFVRICEGDQQVRINSPVEEPHVLAIFHEAMVKSVPVTAGAVPGKTITILNTGKTPAQARDFLKLEGGKVGVVDAMEIAMATGSRVNMVMMGAIMKASGFFEWKAVEDTIQAQFGKKYASLMKANMAALKRGFDEVKFEEFKKDGKYPARPFERQVPKLGYENAPIGGAIYSVGNNRFKDLSASRTGVIPLFIKEKCTRCGECDVTCPDYCFVWEKGKDPKTGKDGMVLLGIDYQYCKGCMRCTFICKFGALVAGKENEHDVEKITVPHKAMK